The nucleotide window TCAGCAGCAGCTCTTGAAAAAGCGGAATGACCTGAGACATATCCTGCAAAAGGTGGCGTCACAAAGGTGGGACGCTGATAGGGCCACCAGTTTTCATCCAAGATCCAACCGACGCCGGCGTCATCACTATCCGGATCAATGATTTCGTTTGGACCCCGCCAAGCATAGAGCTTCAGCTTGCCGACATGCTCGCCCTGATCCTCTGCAAGTTCATCGCCCAGCCCCACCACTTCAATTTTACCCGCGATCAACGGAAGGCCATTAACGTGGTAGCTCGCTTGCTTGGGATCCGTGCTTTGGCCCAATGAAGCCATGTAGCGAATCGCCGACACCGGACGAACATAGTCGTACCAACCTTTGATGCCCCATGCCGAGACCGCGGCATCGTGCACAGCGCCGCCCAGCATAAAATAGAGTTTCACGTCCCACTCAAGCTTGCTCAGGACCTCGCCCTCGCCTTTGTAGCGACGCTCAAAGGCAGGATGATCACTCACAGCGAGATTGGCAATGGTAAACCAATGCCCGGGAGGTGTCTCGGAAGCCGGACCGTCCGCCCAAAACTCAGCAAGCACGCGCGTGTAATCGCCGCGCGGCACGATCTGCGCTTCGTAGGGAAGCCCCGTATAGGGATTCAACGCATGCCACTGCTCTAGCACCCCCCCTTCTTCTGCGTCGTAAAAGTTCCGCATGTCTTGCATGTCGGTTGGCAGAGCTTCGGTGTTTCCACCGCTCAGAGGTGAAATGTCCCACATCACACCATCACTTGGATCAAGATGCGATGACCACAACGCGACCAACGAATGCGCCCAGATGTAGTCTTCAGCAACGGCATCGGGCCCTTGCAGCCACGCGGCAGGCCCGGGATCGTGACAGACACGATAGCTAAAACCGTCACGTTCATGATTGGCACAATCGTTATCCCGCAACGCAAAGGGCACGACAGCTCCCCATTCGGCACCTAAAAAGGGTGATTGTCCCACAATCGGATTACCTGCTTGGTCAATGGCCGTATCCAGAGCCAAAGGCTGCCAATGGTTTGGATCGGATAGTGTTGCATTACCCGAGACGGTTGGGTTGAGCGCTTCGTTGACTGGTTCATAGTATTGATTGGCGTAGCCCTCTTGTTCATTGGAGCCATCTTGAAGACCAAACTCAATCACGCAATTGGCTAAGTACAATCCCAAGGCCGCAGCATCACCGCCGCTGTAGTCACGTGAATAGTATTCAGTGTCGTAGCCTTGCGCCGCCATAAGCGAATCCAAGGTCTCCTGCGTTAGCACTGTGTTCGGAGAGTTGCTGAAACGATGTGATAGCAAGCGGTACATGGCATAGCTAATCGCTTTTGCGCGATCAGCGTCGATATCGCTACTGCTTTTCTGAAGTTTTACTCTATCGTCAGAGCTGAAGGAACAACTGTATCCACCGACGGGGTTGCCTAGGAAAAACGGCTTCGCAACTTCGTCGTAAATAGCCCAAAGATCGTACATCATGGCTGAAGAATGAAAGAGATTGCGCGCATGAACGGTCGGGCGAGCCAAATCAATGCGAATCGCTGCTAGCAAAGCTTCGTTCCAGTTGCGCGCCGCTGACTGGTTGCTGTCGTAAAAAAACGTTCGTTTGCTCGTCTGCTGCATCGCATGCCAAGAGCGCGAAAATCAAACACACGGCCAAGTAAAGTGTTCTCGTAAGCGTTTTTTTACTTCCAACAGGGTACAGAATATCCAAAGCTTGCTTATCTTCCGTCATTTTCAGCTCCACAACCATCGCACTCGCAATCAAAGCCAAGCTAAAGTAATCTCGACGACAACGAGCACAAGTTTAGAGTCAATTGCAATACCATGTAAAACAGCGATGAACCAAAACATCCCGAAACGAATGCTCTGTCTAGGAGTTAGCTCATGCGACTTATCAAACTTGTAGTACTTTGGGTGCTCTTTATTGCTCTTTTCCTTTTTGCCATATCCAACACCGAACAAGTCGCTATCACTTTTGTCGGTGCGCGAATCGCCGAAGGACCGCTTAGTTTGGTAATTTTTGTAAGCTCCGCCCTGGGCATGCTCATCGGTGGACTGCTTGGACTTTTTCTCCGCTCAAAACCGCGAAAAGGCATCGACGATCATAGCTAAGCACTCGGCTTGATCGCCCAAGCTACCTTGGACACAAAGGCGCGCCGCTGCTGCTTGCCTTGATAATGATCCGGCATGAGCTCCAGCAGCTCATCGCGCAAATAGTCACGATAGTAAGGTTCGTGAAAGTCAGCCGCAAAGCTACCCAAAAACACAGCAAGGTCCTGAGCCTCAGAAGGCTGTGCCGAATCCTCAAGCACGAGCAAACCTCCGGGTTTAAGCACTCTATCCATTTCAGACATCACCGTGCGGCGAACCGCACGCGGTAGTTCATGAAAAAGATAGGTACTGCTTACGATGTCGAAACTATGATCGTCAAAAGGCAACGTTTCAGCGTTGCCTTGCACAAGCGATACCATCGGATCGTGTTGCACGGTCTTCTTGGCCTGTTCTAAATAAAAAGGCGATAGATCGAGACCGGTGGCTTGTATATTTGGAAAGGCTTTACTGATAAAGCGCAGGCTTCGTCCAGTTCCACATGCAACGTCCAGCATGTGTGCTGCCCGGCTCGGGTCTCGCTTAAGATGGCGAGCCATCGGCGTAAGGATCTGACGACGCATGACATCCGCCGTACCCAGAAATAAGAACTCCACACTCAAGTCATAAAGCCGCGCCGAATGTTTTGAAAAATAGCCGTCACTCTGCCAATGAAAATTACGCAGATAGTATTTGGGGTAGCGCGTAGCGTCGGCAACTTCCGGCAAGTCTTTATAGTTGCCTTGACGCATGCGGCGATGCACGCGAAAGAACTCTGCTGTAAGCAAAGGCAGATGCAAAGCGTAGCGAGTAAATGGAAAATCAAATAAAATCGATTTCGGATAGTAGCCTTGTTCAACGGATTGCCATTCATCCCGAAGCAGCTGCTCATAGGCAGCTTTCAAAGCCTCACTTGCTGAATCCGCTACCTCATGTTTTGTCTTGCCTACATGCCGAAGAAGCTGATGCGCTGTTCGGATCGGAAAGAGCAAAGCCTTTTGCTGCAAGCGATAAAGCCGGAAATAGCCATGCTCTGGTAACTGCACCATAGGTATCGACATAACACGCACAATCTAACCCTAAAAGCTACATCGTCCATGTTTATTCGCTAAATTATATGGACAAAATGCGAAATAGTGGGTCTTTGAACCCATCAAGTTGGCAAGTAGTGCATGCTGTGGGTGGCCTCAGCCTAACGGACAATGGAGTCTGTAGAGGCGGCTTCGGATGCACAACGGCTTATCCATGAACGCCTTTACACGCAGGATCGCGAGACCTTAGAGCGCTGCATTAAAAACGTCCAATGCAAAACTTTGCATTTGCGGCGGAAGTTTATTGGGATCGTAACCAAGTGCCCCAACGTCAAAGAGTAGATTAAGTTCCTGGGACTCACCTTGTACCTTAAGTGCTTCAACAATCTCGACATCTATAAATAGATTGAAAGTGGCAGAAACGCTCTCAAATAAAGGATCTTTCAAACGAGCGCGTTGTAGGATTTTTTGTCCGTTTACTAAGTCATTTTGCAACATGATTCCGTCGCGATAGATATCGTAGCTGCGTGAAACAGTAGGATAGACGTAAACAGGAACAGTCCCCTCGTTAATGATCCGAAGTTCGACATGTATTTTCCCGTCGTCATCGGCATCCGCAGGATCTAAATAAAGATCTAGCCGCGACATACGTGGATTAAACAAAAGTGCCTTGGTGTCAGCCCAATCCATGCAGGTCAAAATAGTCGAGTCAGCGACGTTTGCATTTATGCTATCCAGGCAACTAGCCGCACCGACTGCATTTAATCCGTCCGTATCTACGGCGTCGTCTTGCTGCCAAGCGCAACCGAGGGAGCTAAGCATAAAAAGTCGCGCTACAGTATAAACCAGGTGTTTGTGAATATAGGAACGTGTTTTACTTCGAGTCATAGCCCTTTACCGAGCAAGATTCGTACCAACAAACGCTCCTGGTAGCCAAAAAAACGACATATTGAATTGACAGCGAAAATACCGCTGCGATTAATTTACTGTCATGATCAAGAACACATTCTGTCCGAAGCAAGGGCTTCCAAAGCCCCAGGTATCATCTGTGCTCCCAAGGTGGACCTAAGTGGACAGATAGTCCTGCGCAGCTTCGTGGTGACTGCTGGCCCGACTATGCACTTACCGCCCAGGATCAGAATAGATGCTTACTAATGAGATTGAGTTGCTGCTTGAGTTCATCCGGGCTGGTAACGGGAAGCCCGCATTGGCCCTGCTTGCAAAGATAGGCGGTGACTTTACCCTCTTTGCAAAGCTTTGCTTCAACCCAAGGCAATAGCTCAGCATAGTCTGCTAGCTTGCTCTCTTCGATGGTGAGCAGCACGGTGGGCATCGCAGCCGTCACGCTATCTCGTTGCACAAAAGCGGATGCGTCGCTAGCGCTATCTTTAACAACCACCAGAAGTTGGCTTACGCC belongs to Myxococcales bacterium and includes:
- a CDS encoding vanadium-dependent haloperoxidase, with the protein product MQQTSKRTFFYDSNQSAARNWNEALLAAIRIDLARPTVHARNLFHSSAMMYDLWAIYDEVAKPFFLGNPVGGYSCSFSSDDRVKLQKSSSDIDADRAKAISYAMYRLLSHRFSNSPNTVLTQETLDSLMAAQGYDTEYYSRDYSGGDAAALGLYLANCVIEFGLQDGSNEQEGYANQYYEPVNEALNPTVSGNATLSDPNHWQPLALDTAIDQAGNPIVGQSPFLGAEWGAVVPFALRDNDCANHERDGFSYRVCHDPGPAAWLQGPDAVAEDYIWAHSLVALWSSHLDPSDGVMWDISPLSGGNTEALPTDMQDMRNFYDAEEGGVLEQWHALNPYTGLPYEAQIVPRGDYTRVLAEFWADGPASETPPGHWFTIANLAVSDHPAFERRYKGEGEVLSKLEWDVKLYFMLGGAVHDAAVSAWGIKGWYDYVRPVSAIRYMASLGQSTDPKQASYHVNGLPLIAGKIEVVGLGDELAEDQGEHVGKLKLYAWRGPNEIIDPDSDDAGVGWILDENWWPYQRPTFVTPPFAGYVSGHSAFSRAAAEVLTTITGNEFFPGGIGEFVAPKNNFLVFEEGPSMDITLQWATYRDASDQTSLSRIWGGIHPPVDDIPGRRIGIRIAQDAVELADAYFRGVAPSP
- a CDS encoding DUF1049 domain-containing protein, with the translated sequence MRLIKLVVLWVLFIALFLFAISNTEQVAITFVGARIAEGPLSLVIFVSSALGMLIGGLLGLFLRSKPRKGIDDHS
- a CDS encoding methyltransferase domain-containing protein is translated as MVQLPEHGYFRLYRLQQKALLFPIRTAHQLLRHVGKTKHEVADSASEALKAAYEQLLRDEWQSVEQGYYPKSILFDFPFTRYALHLPLLTAEFFRVHRRMRQGNYKDLPEVADATRYPKYYLRNFHWQSDGYFSKHSARLYDLSVEFLFLGTADVMRRQILTPMARHLKRDPSRAAHMLDVACGTGRSLRFISKAFPNIQATGLDLSPFYLEQAKKTVQHDPMVSLVQGNAETLPFDDHSFDIVSSTYLFHELPRAVRRTVMSEMDRVLKPGGLLVLEDSAQPSEAQDLAVFLGSFAADFHEPYYRDYLRDELLELMPDHYQGKQQRRAFVSKVAWAIKPSA